In one window of Bradyrhizobium sp. AZCC 1721 DNA:
- a CDS encoding TetR/AcrR family transcriptional regulator, producing the protein MSRVRTRPTRDDTREKLFEAAARVFEEQGIGGASIEAIAAAAGFTRGAFYSNFKSKDELIIAMLEDHVEQSIGRIRDLLERHRNLADFIDALRTMNRSQQDPLGRSPLLHMEMILFVARAEKRRPELAKRLRARRKLVTDIIETTARNSGRTTILNPTWAGALVLALEDGFRLHRLIDPETTPPDSFFRAIGDLQRAMGISSA; encoded by the coding sequence ATGTCAAGAGTGCGAACCAGACCCACAAGGGACGACACCCGCGAAAAGCTGTTCGAGGCGGCGGCGCGCGTGTTCGAGGAACAGGGGATTGGCGGCGCCAGCATCGAGGCGATTGCGGCGGCGGCCGGCTTCACGCGCGGGGCATTCTATTCGAACTTCAAGAGCAAGGACGAACTGATCATCGCCATGCTCGAGGATCACGTCGAGCAATCGATCGGGCGTATCCGCGATCTGCTCGAGCGGCACAGGAACCTTGCCGACTTCATCGATGCGCTAAGGACCATGAATAGAAGCCAGCAGGATCCGCTCGGCCGCTCGCCCCTGTTGCACATGGAAATGATCCTGTTCGTGGCGCGTGCCGAAAAGCGCCGGCCCGAACTTGCCAAACGGCTGCGCGCCCGGCGAAAGCTGGTCACCGACATCATCGAGACCACGGCCAGGAACAGCGGCAGGACGACCATTCTCAATCCGACCTGGGCGGGCGCCCTGGTGCTGGCGCTGGAGGATGGTTTTCGCCTGCACCGCCTGATCGATCCCGAGACCACGCCGCCCGACAGCTTTTTTCGCGCCATCGGCGACCTGCAACGGGCGATGGGAATTTCATCGGCATGA
- a CDS encoding cytochrome P450 encodes MNEHVQAASSAPLFNPLAPEFIRNPYPHYERMRTTDPVHLTPLGMYVASRHAEVSLVMRDKRFGKDYVERTVRRYGPKIMDEPVFRSMSHWMLQQDPPDHTRLRGLVVKAFTARRVEDMRPRIQQVVDETLDRIIPQGQMDLIEDFAFRLPVTIICDMLGIPEDHREAFYTGSRDGGRLLDPVPLSPEEIKQGNASNALATMYFQQLFDLRRKSPGDDLITQLVQAEEDGSKLTNEELTANIILLFGAGHETTVNLIGNGLLALHRNPDQLALLKARPELITNAIEEFLRYDSSVQLTGRVALEDIDDLGGKRIPKGESVLCLLGSANHDPAVYPDHPERLDITRPNVKPLSFGGGIHFCLGAQLARIEAEIAISTLLRRLPDLRLDDAVNAEWRPTFVLRGLKRLPASW; translated from the coding sequence ATGAACGAGCATGTTCAGGCTGCCAGTAGCGCGCCGTTGTTCAATCCGCTGGCTCCGGAATTCATTCGCAACCCCTATCCGCATTACGAGCGGATGCGCACCACCGATCCCGTGCATCTGACGCCGCTAGGGATGTATGTCGCAAGCCGTCATGCCGAGGTCAGCCTCGTCATGCGCGACAAGCGGTTCGGCAAGGATTATGTCGAGCGCACCGTCCGCCGCTACGGCCCCAAGATCATGGACGAGCCGGTGTTCCGCAGCATGAGCCACTGGATGCTGCAGCAGGATCCGCCGGACCACACCCGTTTGCGCGGCCTGGTGGTGAAGGCCTTTACCGCGCGCCGGGTCGAGGACATGCGCCCGCGCATCCAGCAGGTCGTCGACGAGACGCTCGACCGTATCATCCCGCAGGGGCAGATGGACCTGATCGAGGATTTCGCGTTCCGCCTGCCGGTCACCATCATCTGCGACATGCTGGGGATCCCTGAGGACCATCGCGAGGCGTTTTATACCGGTTCACGCGACGGCGGACGCCTGCTCGATCCGGTGCCGTTGTCGCCGGAGGAGATCAAGCAGGGCAACGCCAGCAACGCGCTGGCCACGATGTATTTCCAGCAACTGTTCGATCTCAGGCGCAAAAGCCCGGGCGACGACCTGATCACCCAACTGGTGCAGGCCGAGGAAGACGGCAGCAAGCTTACCAATGAGGAACTGACCGCCAATATCATCCTGCTGTTCGGAGCCGGCCACGAGACCACCGTCAACCTGATCGGCAACGGCTTGCTGGCACTGCACCGCAATCCAGACCAGCTCGCGCTGCTCAAGGCGAGGCCCGAGCTCATCACCAACGCCATCGAGGAATTCCTGCGCTACGATTCCTCGGTGCAGTTGACCGGGCGGGTGGCGCTGGAGGATATCGACGATCTCGGCGGAAAACGCATTCCGAAGGGCGAGAGCGTGCTGTGCCTGCTCGGCTCGGCCAACCACGACCCGGCGGTCTATCCGGACCACCCGGAGCGGCTGGATATCACCCGGCCCAACGTGAAGCCGCTATCGTTCGGCGGCGGCATCCACTTCTGCCTCGGGGCCCAGTTGGCGCGGATCGAGGCCGAGATCGCGATCTCGACCCTGTTGCGTCGGCTACCGGACCTGCGGCTCGATGACGCTGTCAATGCGGAATGGCGGCCGACCTTCGTGCTGCGCGGCCTGAAGCGCCTGCCGGCGAGCTGGTAA